In Populus nigra chromosome 1, ddPopNigr1.1, whole genome shotgun sequence, one genomic interval encodes:
- the LOC133696610 gene encoding glycine-rich protein 23-like, translating to MRLQHLAFSFSPTKIFNKFSTFAHACNFEVSLGQVPFGSDGGGGGGELSIGGGGGDLAIGGGDLAIGGGGDLTIGGGGDMTIGGGGDLTIGGGGDMTIGGGGGGGLTLGGGGLTLGGGGGGLTLGGGGGGLTLGGGGGLTLGRGGGGLTLGGGGGGLTLGGGGGGLTLGGGGGGGLTLGGGGGLTLGGGGLTFGGGGGGLTLGGGGGGLTLGGGGDLTLGGGGLTLGGGGGGLTLGGGGGGLTLGGGGDLTLGGDGGQYSAELSKAKNKM from the coding sequence ATGAGGCTGCAGCAtttggccttttctttttcaccaaCAAAGATTTTCAACAAATTCAGCACATTTGCGCATGCTTGCAACTTCGAGGTATCTCTAGGGCAAGTGCCTTTTGGTAGtgatggaggtggtggtggtggtgaattgtcaattggtggtggtggtggggacTTGGCCATTGGTGGTGGCGACTTGGCCATTGGTGGTGGCGGTGACTTGAcaattggtggtggtggtgacatGACCATTGGTGGCGGTGGTGACTTGAcaattggtggtggtggtgacatGACCATTGgtggcggtggtggtggtggcttgACCTTGGGTGGTGGAGGCTTGACCttgggtggtggtggaggtggctTGACCttgggtggtggtggtggtggcttgACCTTGGGTGGTGGAGGTGGCTTGACCTTGGGTCGTGGAGGTGGTGGCTTGACCttgggtggtggtggaggtggctTGACCttgggtggtggtggtggtggcttgACCttgggtggtggtggaggaggtggCTTGACCTTGGGTGGTGGAGGTGGCTTGACCTTGGGTGGTGGAGGCTTGACctttggtggtggtggaggtggctTGACCttgggtggtggtggtggtggcttgACCTTGGGTGGTGGAGGTGACTTGACCTTGGGTGGTGGAGGCTTGACCttgggtggtggtggaggtggctTGACCttgggtggtggtggtggtggcttgACCTTGGGTGGTGGAGGTGACTTGACCTTGGGTGGTGATGGTGGGCAATACTCAGCGGAGCTCAGCAAAGCCAAAAATAAGATGTAG